Part of the Oerskovia paurometabola genome is shown below.
AGCTCCTCCTGCCCGACGGCGCCGCTCACCTCGCGGTGGAGGGCCCGGTCCCGGAAGGGGCCGGGCCTTCGTGCGTCCCGGCGACGGGTGAGGTGTTCGTGCCATCGGCTCCGGGGCAGCGCGCCCCGCGAGATCGGGCCGGTTGTCGCTTCGCTCGACATAAGGCGACAACGGGCCCGATCTCGGGCGGGGCGCACAGACGCCCGGTCCTACCGGGCGCCTGGTTTTCACCCGCGGTGTCGGGGCATACTGGGCAATCAGCCCACATTCCACCGACGGAAGGTCGCTCGTGCCGCCGGAGTCCCCGTTGCCCGACCGCCTTCCTCAGACCCGCGCCGCGCGCCGCCTCGCCGAGCAGGCCGCCGCCTCGCCGTCGCGGGCGCAGCGTCGCCGGCGGCGCGCCGAGGCCGTCCGGCACGCCCGCTCGACCGGTACCACCGGCTCCACCGGCAGGGCGCGCGGACCTCGTGGTCTGCCGCAGGTGGCGGTCGTGACCCTCGGCCTCGTGGGCGGGCTGCTCGTGGTCCCGGCGACGCAGGAGCTCGGCGGCGAGGGACCTGGCCTCGAACCGATCGGTGCCCGCTGGGACGCCGCGCTCGGCCGGGGGGACGACCGCGCCAGCCGCAGCGCGGACGGGCGCGAGCCGCTGCTCGCCCAGGCGGGCAGCAGCGGAACCGCCGGGACCGCCGGGAACGCCGCGCAGCAGCCCGGCGCCGCCGCCGAGCAGCCCACCGCCGCGGCCCCGGCGCCGGAGCCTTCCGCCGACGAGGCCCCGGTCCCGGCACCCCCGCCCGCCCCGGAGGCCCCCGCGGCACCGCCCCAGCAGGGCGCGACCGGGCCCGAGGTCCAGCAGGTCCAGGAGCGTCTCCAGGCACACGGGGCCACGGTGCCCGCCGACGGCGTGTTCGGGCCCGGGACCGACCGCGCGCTGCGCACGTTCCAGGACGCGAACGGCCTCGAGCCCGACGGGGTCGCCGGCCCCGCGACCCGGGCCGCGCTGCTCGCCGACCCGACCACGACGCCAGGTGCCACCGGGAGCGCGGGGGGAGCGACGTCGTCGGGCGGGGGAGACACCGCGGGCGACACGGCCGCCGCCCTCGCGCTCGTCAACACGCACCGCGCCGCCGCGGGCTGCCCCGCGCTGCGCGCCGACGACCGGCTCGGGCGCGCCGCGACCCTGCACGCGCAGGACATGGTCGCGCAGGGGTACTTCAGCCACACGAGCCTCGACGGTCGGACGTTCGGCGACCGCGTCACGGCCCAGGGCTACGCACGACCGGGCGGCGAGAACATCGCCGCCGGGCAGAAGACCGCCCAGGCCGTGGTCGACGCATGGATGGCGTCCGAGGGGCACCGTGCGAACATCCTCAACTGCGACTTCACGACCATGGGGCTGGGGCGCGCGGGCAACACCTGGGTGCAGGTCTTCGGGTACTGAGCGCCCGGAGTGCCCGAGTCGTCCCCTTGTCGGGCGAGCGGGCGCGGCGCACGACATACTCAGGTGTGAACCCGTCCCAGGAACAAGCGCCCGAGACCGCCGCCCAGCAACGCCTCGACCACGCGCCGCTCCGCTCGGCCGTGATCGTCAACCCGAATCGCGTCGAAGGCCTCGACGAGCTCCGCAGCACCATCGAGACCCAGCTCGCCGACGCCGGCTGGCCCACCCCCGCCTGGCTCGAGACGACCGCGGAGGACCCCGGCACGGGCCAGGCCCGCCAGGCCGTGGAGGACGGTGCCGAGGTCGTGTTCGTGAGCGGCGGCGACGGTACCGTGCGTGCCTGCATCGAAGGGCTCGTCGGGACCGACGCCGCCCTCGCGGTCCTCCCCGGAGGCACCGGGAACCTCCTCGCAGGCAACCTCGGCATCCCGCCCCGTCCCGAGGACGGCATCCGCCTCGCGCTCGACCGCGGCCGTCGGGCCGTGGACATCGGCGAGGTCGACGGGCAGGCCTTCGCCGTCATGGCCGGCATGGGCCTCGACGCCGCGATGATGGAGGACGCCCCGACCGCGCTCAAGGCCAAGGCCGGGGTGCTCGCGTACGTCGTCTCCGCGTTCAAGCACCTCGCCGACGACGAGATGAAGGTCGAGGTGCGCGTCGACGACAGGCCGGTGCTGCGCCGTCGGGCGCGGACCGTGGTCGTCGGGAACGTCGGCAAGCTCCAGGCGGGCGTCAACCTGCTGCCCGACGCCGAGCCCGACAACGGCCAGATGGACGTCGCGATCATCGCGCCCCGCAACCTCGGCCACTGGGTACAGCTCCTCGTCGGCGTGCTGCGCGGCAAGGGGCGCGTCCCCAACATGGAGGTGCTGCGCGGATCGCGGATCTCCGTGATCTCCGACCGGCCCCAGCCGCGCCAGCTCGACGGCGACGTGATCGAGCCCGCGAAGAAGCTCGAGGTCACCGTCCGCGCCGGGGCGCTGTGGGTGTGCGTGTACCAGCCCGACACGTCGGACGACATCGCGGAGGGGGCGCCGGCCGAGGGCTGATCCCCTCCCCGAGCGGTAGGGCGCGTCAGGGCGCGACGACGGCAGGACAGGTGTGGGCTGAGTGGAGGCCGGACGGCACGGCGGGCACGGGGAGACGCGCTCCCCGGGACGTGCTGAGGCGGGTGGAACGACGGTGTACGACGAGTCATGGGCGTTCACCCCGCCGAGCCCGGCACGGTGTGGTGCCGAGCCCGACGACCTGGGCGCGTCTACGTGGTTACCAGGTCGTACGTCCAGTTCAGATAGTGAGAAGTCCTGACGAATCCCTTGTGGGATGGTGCCGGGTCCTGCCAGCCTGGCTCCGCAGGGGCTTCTCAAGGGGGGGAGGCCTGCAGAGGGGGAACGCAATGAAGCGAAAGATCATGGCCGTCCTGACAGCCACTGTGGTGACGTTCGGAGGCGCCGTCGTGGCTGGGGCTCCGGCGCAAGCGGCGTCGTGCTCCGCGTACCTTCACCCGGGTGAGAACACGCCCGGGTACGCGCTGGTGACGAACTACACCTGCGGGGGTGCGAAGGCTGGAATGACCTACCAGAACCCCGCCACCGGCACCAAGGTCACGACGTGGCCGGCACTGTGGGCGGGTCCGGGCCAGAACTCCAAGACCGGCACTGTGAACTCGTCCTGGGTGACCAACCGGCTCGTTGCATTTGCCTGATTCACCAGTAGTAGCTGAGTTGGCGTAGAGGCGGCCGACGCGCCCAGGGGTGCGTCGGCCGCTCCAGGTGTGGATGGAGTGGTGATCTGAGTGCAGCGAATGTGTTGGACAGGGGCAGCGATAGCGACGGTCCTGATGCTGGGGGCGTGCTCTACTGACGGCACGTCCGAGGGCCCTGAGGCTTCTCCGTGGGAGCCTGATGTTCGTGCGCTCGCGGAATCCACGTCTATCGATCTGGTGCGCCACATCGCCCAGGACGGAACGCTCGAGGAGCACGAGTACCGGGAGGTCCAGGACGCGTTCATCGCCTGCATGGGTGACCGTGGGCTTGCGGTCGAGACCTGGGTTGACGAGTTC
Proteins encoded:
- a CDS encoding CAP domain-containing protein — its product is MPPESPLPDRLPQTRAARRLAEQAAASPSRAQRRRRRAEAVRHARSTGTTGSTGRARGPRGLPQVAVVTLGLVGGLLVVPATQELGGEGPGLEPIGARWDAALGRGDDRASRSADGREPLLAQAGSSGTAGTAGNAAQQPGAAAEQPTAAAPAPEPSADEAPVPAPPPAPEAPAAPPQQGATGPEVQQVQERLQAHGATVPADGVFGPGTDRALRTFQDANGLEPDGVAGPATRAALLADPTTTPGATGSAGGATSSGGGDTAGDTAAALALVNTHRAAAGCPALRADDRLGRAATLHAQDMVAQGYFSHTSLDGRTFGDRVTAQGYARPGGENIAAGQKTAQAVVDAWMASEGHRANILNCDFTTMGLGRAGNTWVQVFGY
- a CDS encoding diacylglycerol/lipid kinase family protein; amino-acid sequence: MNPSQEQAPETAAQQRLDHAPLRSAVIVNPNRVEGLDELRSTIETQLADAGWPTPAWLETTAEDPGTGQARQAVEDGAEVVFVSGGDGTVRACIEGLVGTDAALAVLPGGTGNLLAGNLGIPPRPEDGIRLALDRGRRAVDIGEVDGQAFAVMAGMGLDAAMMEDAPTALKAKAGVLAYVVSAFKHLADDEMKVEVRVDDRPVLRRRARTVVVGNVGKLQAGVNLLPDAEPDNGQMDVAIIAPRNLGHWVQLLVGVLRGKGRVPNMEVLRGSRISVISDRPQPRQLDGDVIEPAKKLEVTVRAGALWVCVYQPDTSDDIAEGAPAEG